A genomic segment from Tuwongella immobilis encodes:
- a CDS encoding Hint domain-containing protein, with product MRLDLPEMGAKGDAIVTAIEACPEIAPGRGRLVVSRFRHSQGEVYDLRLVGSDVIIGVTAHHPLWSATRGAWVSAAELEPGEHLRGIGEGAGVVVEVESLLPRGQEPVYNIEVDGDHCYRVGEQGLLVHNASVGPISAPSSASNCCPEVVTATTTEFELVNTAKQSNFILGELNGGELSFIIENKPKNTPQDGCFGKWMFEEMWKHFGVSVKILVGKWTGSDSDNLKEFNQLLSQGKTEMEAAWGTWTGKRAIEKGFKNVSVASRQPSGGPPFTSVEVRFTY from the coding sequence ATGCGACTGGACCTACCCGAGATGGGAGCCAAGGGCGATGCGATCGTGACGGCAATCGAGGCCTGTCCCGAGATTGCCCCAGGTCGCGGTCGGCTGGTGGTGAGCCGATTCCGCCACAGCCAGGGGGAAGTCTACGACCTGCGCCTGGTCGGCAGCGATGTCATCATCGGCGTGACAGCGCATCATCCGCTCTGGTCGGCGACCCGCGGAGCCTGGGTCAGCGCAGCCGAACTGGAGCCCGGCGAGCATCTCCGCGGCATCGGCGAGGGCGCTGGGGTCGTGGTGGAGGTGGAGAGCTTGCTACCGCGTGGGCAGGAGCCGGTGTACAATATCGAAGTCGACGGCGACCACTGCTACCGCGTCGGAGAGCAGGGGCTGCTGGTGCATAATGCGTCGGTCGGGCCGATCTCTGCTCCATCAAGTGCGTCGAACTGCTGCCCGGAAGTCGTGACAGCGACTACGACCGAATTCGAGCTTGTGAACACGGCGAAACAGAGCAATTTCATCCTCGGGGAACTCAATGGGGGAGAGTTGTCGTTTATCATTGAGAATAAACCGAAAAATACCCCTCAAGATGGTTGCTTTGGAAAGTGGATGTTTGAAGAGATGTGGAAACACTTCGGTGTATCTGTGAAGATTCTGGTCGGTAAATGGACTGGTTCAGACAGTGACAATTTGAAGGAATTCAATCAACTTCTTTCGCAGGGAAAGACCGAGATGGAAGCGGCTTGGGGTACATGGACAGGGAAACGAGCCATCGAGAAAGGATTCAAGAATGTTAGTGTCGCAAGTAGACAACCTTCTGGAGGTCCGCCGTTTACGAGCGTTGAAGTCAGGTTTACCTATTGA